CCAGTCATTTGGGGCATCGCCGAGCGCTGCAAGCTCCTCGTCGGCGCGTCCCGCCTTCTCATCGACCGCGCCGGTGGCGACGCGACGAACCTTCGGATCCACCTCGGTGGCCCGGTGGCGCTTCGCGAGATCGGAACGCGACCCATCGTCGTCGCGCTCGGGGCGTCGGCGCAGATCGATGACCGCGCCGTGCGCGGCGACGTCGCCGTGCGCCTCTTGCCTGGCGCGTCGGCCGTCGAGGTGCTCGTCCCGGCTGGCGGCGGGCAGGTGGTCGTCACGCTGTCGTCCGCGCTCGTCGCCACGGGCGTTCGCGCGAAGAACGGAACCTTCACGTGCGATCTGGCGGGGTGCCTCAGCGAGCAGGGCGGCGTGAGCGCATGGTAGCGCCGCCGCGCCGGCTTCTCGTGACGGCGGGGCTCGCCATCGGCTTGGCCGTGACGGCGGCGCGGGACGCCCGGGCGCACCACACAGAGGAGCAGCGGCTCACCGACGACACCGCTTACACGCTCCAGAAGAGCACCGTCCGGCTCGGTCTCTTCAAGCAACAATGGGGGCCCTGGGACCGGATCACCTTCGGGACCTACGCCGTGCCTTGGGTCGTCGGCTTCGCGAACGCCCACGTCAAGTGGCGCTACTTCGGTGGGGACCCGCTCTCGCTGAGCGCCAGCCTCGGTCTCTCGCGGTTCGCGCCCAAGGCCGTGAAGGAGAGCGTGGGGAGCGCCGAGCTCGGCATCGTGCCCCTCGAGCTCGGGGCGTCGTACCGTTTCGATGAGCGCCTAACGCTGTCGGGGGCTTGCTGTATACGGTCGTCACGCTCAAGGGGAGCTACGACGCGGCGGCGCTCGATGGCCTCGCCGCGGTGAGCAATCTGCAGCTCTTCGCGAACCTCGAGGTCCGCGCGACGCGCGTCACAGCCTTCGTCCTTGCGGGGCGATACCTCGCGTTCCAAAACACGAGCGGACGCCTCTCGGCGACCTTCCGACCCGATGCCTTCACCAGCGTCGAAGTGCAGTCCGTGGGAGCGACGAACGCGCTCGACTTTCCCCAAGCGTTCTCCATCGTGCCGAGCGTCGTCTTCTCGTGGGGGACCTTCAACCTGCGCGCCGGGCTCGGCTATGGCAACTACAGCGTGCCGATGGTGAACCTGGTGTTGCCCAAGAAGACCGTCGTGCCGGATTTGGACCTGTACTTCGTCTTTTGAGCGGCGACGGGCGTCGGCTTGGCGCGCAAGCGAGGGGAGTTTCGGGCCAGCTCGTGCCTGGACAGCGTCCCTTACTGTCGACTCCACGGCGGTGCGCTCACCGGCGCACTGACGGAATTGTTGCTGACGATCCAGCCGGGGCCCGCTGTCAACTCGTCGGTCCAGGTGGTGTACGCGCGGTTGGCGACCACCGTGGCCATGGTCACGTTGGCGCCCAGGCTCGAAGTGTACGGCGCGTGGATGGCCTGGCCCGCTCCGTAATAGGCGTTGTCGAGCAAGACGAGGTCCTGCACGTTCACGCCCGCGGCGCCCGCAGGCCCGATGTAGATCCCCGTGCTCCCCTCCAAGCGAAGATTCCACCCCGCGAAACGGTTCGTGCCAGCGTGCGCCCGGAAGAGCTGCTGCGTGCCCTGGGTCACGAGCCGGCTGTCCATCCACAGGACGAGGTCGCTGGCGGAGGTGCGAGAGGTCGCGTGTGCACCTGCGCTGACGAATTCGCTGTTGCCGACCACGAAGTCGGTGCACTGGCCGTAGAGCATGGCGTAGGAGCGCGCGAACCAGTAGCTGCTCTCGATCAAGACCCGCGAACACGGTTCCATCGAATGCGTGTCGAGGTAGATCTGTGAGCTATCGGTGCGCGTGCGGATGTCCATGCCGCGAACGCGCAAGTCGACGGGTGCGCCGAACGTGCCGCCGACCACGCGGCCGCCGGTGCCTACCAGCTCGATGCGACTGCCGTTGCCGTACTGGATCGCGTACCCGTCTGGCGGTGCCGTCAGCGTGAAGCCGGCCGGGAAGATCCACCGCTGATCGTGTCGACCGCTCAGGTTGAGCGTGGCGGTGAAGCCGCTGCCCGTGAACGTGACTTCGACGTTGCTCATGGCCAGAGCGGCCGCCATCTCGGTCGCGTTGGAAACCGTTAGCTGCGCGGTCAGCGTTGGTGGCGTCGGTAGCGAAAGGGGAGCGAACGTCGAGGTTGCCGACTGCCCCGCCGCGACCCGAACCGCGACGAGTCGGGCGTTGAAGGCGGCGATTCGAGCGCTGACATCGTAGCCGGCGTTGGCCGCCGGGCCGGCATCACCATCGGACGTACTTGCGGCGTCAAGAGGGGCACCGGCGTCGATGAGCTGACTGGCATCAAGGGTGGTCGGCGCGTCGGCCACGACGCCCCCCTCACTCGCACTCGCGCCGGCGCTGCTCGAGCCACCCGACGAACTCGAGCCAGGCGGGGCGGATTCCGTCTTCGCGCCTGGGTCTGATGAACCACCGGAGCACGCGCTCGCGGCGCATGCCGCCGCGAGGGTCAACCATCCCGCTCGGAGCACTTTGACGTTCAAGCTCGACTCCCGTTCGAAGGTCTTTGGAAGCGCCGCACCTGGCGACGCCAGTCGCACGCAAGAGGCTACCACCGCTGCCAGCCGTCACGGGCGGCGTGCGCAGCGGAGCCCCAGCGGGCCGGCGTAGGGGTGCCCAAACGACGCGACGGTACGGTTCGTCAGGAATTCGATGCCGTACCCCGACGCTCGTGTCTTGTCCGTTGAGCTCGTGTAGGACGACGCGCCGAGGAACACAGCGCGCTGCGAGGTGATGGCCGCCGTTGTATAGATGGTGCCGGCGCAATCGACGCAGGGGGTCGGCAGGTCCGGCGTACCACCGACATAGCCGTCTGCGGTCCATTCGTACGCGCCGCCCGCGAGGTCCGCATGACCGTAGAACCCGTCTCCCGCCGGCTTCGAGCCGACGGGAAGAGCGGCGGTGCATGCGGGCCCCGGGCCGCCATCGGGCAGGGAGCTGGGACAGAAGTCGACCTCGGTCGTCGTCAGATTGCTGCCGGCCCAAGGGTGGTCGCGTTGTTCCTCGCCGTGGGTCCACGCGAAGCTGAGCTCGGCGAAGCTCGGGAGGAACCCGCCGTCCCAAATGCAGAATGCGAACGCTTCGGGCCAGGTTACGTTCGAGACGGGCCGGGCCTCCGACGCACCCGGCGTCGGCGTGTACGTCGCGAATGTGCCCGCCAGGTTGGTGGTCCACGAGCTTGCCGAAGCTGCGAGCAAGCTGCTCCACGGCGCGCTCCAGCCGCTCTCATGGGGGGGCGCCGCGCCCGCCGGTAGGACAAGCCCGCGTCCACCGTTCAGGTGCGTGTGCTTGCCGGCGCCTTGTGCCGGTCGCCAACCGGCGACGACGGCCGTCACGAACTGGCGGAACCGCGCAACCGTGACCTTGTACTTGTCCACGCGGACGGCGCTGATGGTGGCAGGGGTGCCTGCACTGTTCGCGCGGTTGAAGGCCCCGCCGGGAACGAGGATCGACAAGCAGCAGCTCTCCCCGCGGCAATCGGTGCGTCCGGCGCCGCCGCCGGCGCACGAGGGGGGAAGGTCGCATTGGTTTGGCGTGACCGCGCCGCAGGCCTCCAGGCCCTCCGTGCATGCCTTGTTGGTGCACGTCACGATTTGGTTGCAGTTTCCAACTGTCGTGCCGCAATCCTTTCCGGCGCAAGTTACGGCCGGCGGGTCGGGGACGCAGCCGCACTTCGTGCCGCCGCACGGGGCAAGCGGTCCGCACGTGTCCGGGCAGGTGATGGGATTGCCGCAGTTGTCCACCGTGGGCCCGCACTCTTGGTCCTTGCACGCTGTGACCGGGTCGGGCGTGCAGCCGCATGCAGAGGGAGTTCCTTGGCAAGACTCGTCCACGGGGCAATCGGCGCATAGCGACGTGCTGGCGCAGCCGTAGCGGCGCAAGAAGGGGACGCAGCTGTTTCCGCACTTCTTCGTGGTCGGCGAACAGGTGCCAAGTTTGCAGACTCCGCCCTCGCAGGTCCTCGTTTGGCCCGCCGGGACGCTAGGGCAGGCGGTCGCATTGCACGCCGTGGGGCCGCAACCGTAGGCCGGGTCGTCGACGGAAACGCAGCGATCGCCGCAGAACTTGTACCCGGGCCTGCAGGCCGCGATGTTGCACTTGCCGGCGACGCACGAGTAGACCGTCGAGCCGTCGATATCGCAGCGTTGGCATGCCGATGCGGCGCAGCCGTAGTCGGGATCGAGCGTACTGACACACGTGTTCGCGCAGCGCTTCTCCGTTGCGCCGGCGCACACGACGAGGCCACCCTTGCTCGCATCGGCGGAAGGGGCGCCGTCCGTCGCGCCGCCGTCGGTGTCGCCCGCGTCGCTTGGGACCGACGCGTCGCTCGACACGGCGCCGCCCTCGACCTTCGGTGGCCGATCCTCGTCCCCCGCTTCGAAGGTGGGCAGTGCGGCTCCGTTCAGCGTGGCCGACGCGCATGCGCCGCTCGCTGGGTTGCAGGTCTCGCCGGGGCCGCACGTCGAGCGTGCCTCCGAGCCGACCAAGGTCACCCGACTCGCGCAGCGGGAACTCAGCACGACGTCGACCGTCCCGACCCGATCGGTTGGCACCTGCTCGACGAGGTGGTCCCGGCGATCGACGGGGGCGCCGCCCTTGTAGGCGCTGACCGAGAGACTCACGGCCGTTGCTCGCTCGCCGTTCGAGGCGATGGCCAGCGTCGTCGGCAGGCCACTATCTTCGGGGACGCGAAGGTCGCTGCGGCGAAGGAGTGTTCCGCGCGCACTTACCTCGATGACGAGCCGATCGAGGCCGAGGGGGGCGTCCTCGCGAACGACGAGCATGAGCCCGCCGACCTTGGGTGGCTCCTCAGAGCACGCCGGCGCAAGCAGCGGGAGGGCGAAGCCGAGCACGCCCAGCGCGGTGAACGCGGCGCGCCGCACGGGGTGATGAACGGCCGGTCCAGGCGGGCCAGAAAACCTCACGCGGACGATGCTACGAGAATCTCGGCGGCTGGTGTGAACGTACCGGCGTTCCACTCGGCGGTTCCGAGCCATCACGTCCCACGCACGATTCGCCGGCAAGCGCCTCGCGGGCGTCGAGGTCGTCGTCCTCCGCGACGTGTCCTCCCCAAGTAGTCGGCCTACGATCCTCGAATGGTGAGACCCGGGAGCGCTGCCTTGAGCTCGGCCTCTTCGGCAGGCGTCAGCTTCGCGCGGAGGCGCTTCAGACTCTTCATGGGGAGGAGCGAGGCCACCGGGTCGGCGAGCTTGGTGTACGCGATGGAGAGATCCTCGACGAAGGGCAGGGGGGGCAGCGCGCGAAGTTGGGCAAGCTCCGTGAGGTCGAGGGTGCGGAGCGCGCGCATGGCGCCGAGCCGCTCCGGGAGCGTACGCAGGTTCTTGCAGACCGTGAGCGTCAACGATTCAAGACGCGCGAGGTCGAAGATGCACTGCGGCAGCTCCTCGAAGGGGTTACCCGTCAGGACGAGCTTCCTCAGCGGAAGTCGTCCGAGTTCGGCCGGAAGGCTCGTCAGACGGCACCCGCTGAGGTCGAGCGCCTCGAGCTTCTCCAGCGAGGTGAGCGCGCCTGGCAGCTCGAGGGTCCCCGTCGAATGCCACGCGAGACGACGCAGCCTCGTGAGTCTTGCGAGGCTTATGGGCATGGCCACGTTGGCGTAGTCCACCTCGAGATCCTCGAGCGGCGTGAGCCCGCCGAGGAGGGTGAGGTCGGTCATCGCAGTAGCCCAGAAGCGAAGGCGACGAAGCTTGGGCAGCCGGGCCAGCTCGGGCGGCACCGCCAGGAGGGCGTTGTGGCCAAGGTCCAAGTCCTCGAGGCGCTCCAATTGGGCGAAGCTCGATGGGAGGGTCGTGAGGGCGCCCGTGTGAAGTCGCAAGGTCACGAGCTCGTCGCCGAGGTCGCCGAAGTCATCGGGGAGCGCGCGGAACTTGGCGCGACGCTCCAGCGCAAGCTCGCCGCCTTTCATCAACGCTCGAAGCGCCTTGAGTCCCCAAGGTGGCGGCTCGCCCAAGAGGAATCCAACACCGATCCCCGAGAGGCGAAGCACCTCCAGCGCAAAGCTCCGGCTCGCGAAGCCGTCGACGTTTGCGAGGGCGCGGTAGGCCTTGTCGGCCTTGTCGTCGAGCCCCTCTGTCAACGTGTTCTTGCCAAGGGCCGCAGAGACCGCGAG
The window above is part of the Myxococcales bacterium genome. Proteins encoded here:
- a CDS encoding SUMF1/EgtB/PvdO family nonheme iron enzyme: MRFSGPPGPAVHHPVRRAAFTALGVLGFALPLLAPACSEEPPKVGGLMLVVREDAPLGLDRLVIEVSARGTLLRRSDLRVPEDSGLPTTLAIASNGERATAVSLSVSAYKGGAPVDRRDHLVEQVPTDRVGTVDVVLSSRCASRVTLVGSEARSTCGPGETCNPASGACASATLNGAALPTFEAGDEDRPPKVEGGAVSSDASVPSDAGDTDGGATDGAPSADASKGGLVVCAGATEKRCANTCVSTLDPDYGCAASACQRCDIDGSTVYSCVAGKCNIAACRPGYKFCGDRCVSVDDPAYGCGPTACNATACPSVPAGQTRTCEGGVCKLGTCSPTTKKCGNSCVPFLRRYGCASTSLCADCPVDESCQGTPSACGCTPDPVTACKDQECGPTVDNCGNPITCPDTCGPLAPCGGTKCGCVPDPPAVTCAGKDCGTTVGNCNQIVTCTNKACTEGLEACGAVTPNQCDLPPSCAGGGAGRTDCRGESCCLSILVPGGAFNRANSAGTPATISAVRVDKYKVTVARFRQFVTAVVAGWRPAQGAGKHTHLNGGRGLVLPAGAAPPHESGWSAPWSSLLAASASSWTTNLAGTFATYTPTPGASEARPVSNVTWPEAFAFCIWDGGFLPSFAELSFAWTHGEEQRDHPWAGSNLTTTEVDFCPSSLPDGGPGPACTAALPVGSKPAGDGFYGHADLAGGAYEWTADGYVGGTPDLPTPCVDCAGTIYTTAAITSQRAVFLGASSYTSSTDKTRASGYGIEFLTNRTVASFGHPYAGPLGLRCARRP